A window of the Lagopus muta isolate bLagMut1 chromosome 1, bLagMut1 primary, whole genome shotgun sequence genome harbors these coding sequences:
- the CAV2 gene encoding caveolin-2, with protein sequence MGLETEKADTRIFMDDDNFPPGGPEPSEAEKYAEDALERDPRGLNAHLQLGFEDVIAEPELTHSFDKVWICSHALFELSKYALYKLLSLLLAVPLALVLGIVFAVLSCLHIWIVVPFVRTCLMVLPSVQTIWKSLTDVFVAPFFHSVGRCFAMVNIRLDQE encoded by the exons ATGGGGCTGGAGACGGAGAAAGCGGACACCCGCATCTTCATGGACGACGACAACTTCCCGCCGGGCGGCCCCGAGCCGTCCGAAGCGGAGAAGTACGCGGAGGACGCGCTGGAGCGGGACCCCCGCGGGCTGAACGCCCACCTCCAG CTGGGCTTCGAGGACGTGATCGCCGAGCCCGAGCTCACCCACTCCTTCGACAAGGTGTGGATCTGCAGCCACGCGCTGTTCGAGCTCAGCAAGTACGCGCTCTACAagctgctgagcctgctgctcgCCGTCCCGCTGGCCCTGGTGTTGGGGATCGTCTTCGCggtgctcagctgcctgcacaTCTG GATTGTGGTGCCTTTTGTGAGAACCTGTCTCATGGTCTTGCCTTCAGTGCAAACCATTTGGAAGAGCCTGACAGATGTTTTCGTTGCACCATTCTTTCATAGCGTAGGCCGGTGCTTTGCCATGGTTAATATACGTCTGGATCAAGAGTAA